Proteins found in one Phoenicibacter congonensis genomic segment:
- the fmt gene encoding methionyl-tRNA formyltransferase, giving the protein MKILFMGTPYFARVVLKGLLSSEKHQVCAVFTKQDAVSKRGNKLIPSEVKELCLEEGLEVFTPKTLKDGEVQHQIRDLGIDVICVAAYGKILPKEVLEIPKFGCLNVHASLLPRWRGAAPIERAILAGDKHQGVSIMKMEEGLDAGDFCLQKSVSATEKSAVEITSELAELGAVALCECLDSLEKGKSVSWKKQDENEVTYAEKIEKRELFLDPSYSGEMNVRRVLASADSHPAKCAIDGKTVRIMSAKAEIDSSETSDDCDLYSETRDADVKQTISTAEDATCQCNNCASHQNSVRWVGKKLYLECCHGDLCVISLKPDGKKEMPAGSFVAGCQAIREGIAKWEKCE; this is encoded by the coding sequence ATGAAAATTTTGTTTATGGGAACACCTTATTTTGCTCGCGTTGTTCTAAAGGGGCTACTTTCTAGTGAAAAGCATCAAGTATGTGCTGTTTTTACTAAGCAGGATGCAGTTAGCAAGCGAGGAAACAAACTCATCCCATCAGAAGTGAAAGAGCTTTGCCTTGAGGAGGGCCTTGAGGTTTTTACTCCAAAGACTCTAAAAGATGGCGAGGTGCAGCACCAAATTCGTGATTTGGGCATTGATGTGATTTGTGTTGCTGCATATGGAAAAATTTTGCCAAAAGAGGTGCTTGAAATTCCAAAATTTGGATGCCTGAATGTTCACGCCTCGCTTCTTCCGCGATGGCGGGGTGCTGCCCCAATCGAACGTGCGATTCTTGCTGGGGACAAACACCAAGGCGTTTCCATCATGAAAATGGAAGAAGGCCTAGACGCTGGCGATTTTTGCTTGCAAAAATCTGTTTCTGCAACTGAGAAAAGTGCAGTTGAAATCACTTCTGAACTAGCAGAGTTAGGCGCTGTGGCGTTGTGCGAATGTCTTGATTCTCTAGAGAAAGGCAAAAGCGTCTCCTGGAAGAAACAAGACGAAAATGAAGTGACCTATGCTGAAAAGATTGAGAAAAGAGAACTGTTTCTTGACCCTTCCTACTCGGGAGAAATGAACGTGAGAAGAGTGTTGGCGTCTGCCGACTCTCACCCTGCAAAGTGTGCTATCGACGGAAAAACAGTTCGCATAATGTCTGCAAAAGCTGAAATAGATTCCAGTGAGACAAGCGATGATTGCGATTTATACAGTGAGACTAGAGATGCTGATGTAAAACAGACAATTTCGACTGCAGAAGATGCAACGTGTCAGTGCAACAATTGTGCGTCGCATCAAAATTCAGTTCGCTGGGTGGGCAAGAAGCTCTATCTTGAGTGCTGTCATGGTGATCTTTGTGTTATTTCTTTAAAACCAGATGGCAAAAAAGAAATGCCGGCCGGCAGTTTTGTTGCTGGTTGCCAAGCAATCCGTGAAGGGATTGCTAAATGGGAAAAATGCGAATAG